The sequence GCTCCACCCCGCGATGTATTTTTTTGAAGTCACCATGCAACCCGCCAATTTTCATTCGGATCCCGATGAATTTAAAATATATTTGCTGCGAACTTTTGGGCACAACGTAGCGCCTTAATTCGTTCAGCAGTACCTTCGGTACTTGACGCATAAGCTTGAGACATCTGGTACCTGTTTAACCTTTGAACGCATACTTTTACATACATGGCGATCTTACATCCCTTTCGCGCCCTTCGGCCCGTGCCTGCAAAGGCATCGGAGGTAGCGTGTGTACCTTATGATGTCATCAATACCAAAGAAGCCCGGCAACTTGCTGCCGGCAAACCCCTCAGCTTTCTCCATGTGATCCGCCCTGAAATTGATCTGGATGCCGGCGTTGATATCCATGCTGATGCTGTATACGCAAAAGGGGCTGCCAATCTAACAGCCTACCGCAATAGCCATCATGCCATCCAGGAGGCCCGGCCGGCGCTCTATGTTTACAGGCTGATTATGGATGGCCGCTCCCAAACGGGCGTCTACGGGTGTGTGGCAGTGTCGGATTATGATAGCAATGTCATCCTGAAGCATGAAAAGACGCGGCCGGACAAAGAGGCTGATCGTACTAAACATATTGTTACCCAGCAGGCCCATGCAGAGCCCGTGATGGTCACTTTCCGTGATCATGGTGCGGTACAGGAAATTATTGAGGAGACCCAGGCCAGCGAACCCCTATATAATTTCAAAGCGCCAGATGGCGTACAGCATACCATTTGGCGGGTTGCTGAGACAGACGAATTAGTGGATGCCTTCGACGAGCTGGAAGAGCTTTATATTGCCGACGGCCACCACCGATGCAAAGCTGCCAGCCTGGCTGCTGATACATTGGCTGAAGGTAACAGGGTAGGGGCTGAGCGTAATTTCTTTCCAGCCGTACTCTTCCCGATGAGTGAGATGGCGATCCTTGCGTATAACCGCATTGTATACAAGTTGCCCAAAGGACCAGCGGCTTTCCTTGATGCTGTGCGTGATTCCCTGGGCCTTACTGAGACAGCAACGCCAGTACCGGCTGCTCCCGGGACAATATGCCTCTATGTTGACGAGAAATGGTACAGCACATCGCTGCCCGAAACGAAAAGAGGCAGCGTCGCTGATACCCTTGATGTGGCACGGCTGGGTGAGCACTTGCTGGAGCCGCTCCTCGATATTCACGACCCGCGGACAGATCCTAATATGTACTTCGTCGGCGGCATTCGTGGAACCGACGAACTGGAGCGGTTGGTTGATGGAGGCGAAGCTGCCCTGGCCATCTCCATGTACCCGACAAGCATTGAGG comes from Bacteroidota bacterium and encodes:
- a CDS encoding DUF1015 family protein, with protein sequence MAILHPFRALRPVPAKASEVACVPYDVINTKEARQLAAGKPLSFLHVIRPEIDLDAGVDIHADAVYAKGAANLTAYRNSHHAIQEARPALYVYRLIMDGRSQTGVYGCVAVSDYDSNVILKHEKTRPDKEADRTKHIVTQQAHAEPVMVTFRDHGAVQEIIEETQASEPLYNFKAPDGVQHTIWRVAETDELVDAFDELEELYIADGHHRCKAASLAADTLAEGNRVGAERNFFPAVLFPMSEMAILAYNRIVYKLPKGPAAFLDAVRDSLGLTETATPVPAAPGTICLYVDEKWYSTSLPETKRGSVADTLDVARLGEHLLEPLLDIHDPRTDPNMYFVGGIRGTDELERLVDGGEAALAISMYPTSIEELLDVSDAGLLMPPKSTWFEPKLRSGLLVHLMD